DNA from Pseudophryne corroboree isolate aPseCor3 chromosome 7, aPseCor3.hap2, whole genome shotgun sequence:
TGttagctagaagctcattggttgcaaaGGGGAAACAACTCCATTTGTTTAGTTCTACACTCTTTAGGAGGCTTGATGCACATCTATCTTGATCTGTCATCATCTCTGAAATATTCACAAACTATAGATTTCACAATATCTGAATTCACAGCTACAAATCGAAGATTGTAGCACCAAAACACCAACCTCTGCAAAATGGCCCTGTTGAATCACAAGGCTCGATTTGTGCTAATTTTCTTAGCAACGTCGCCCATCTCTGATGTAAGTCTAAAACAGTCCCGGCTCTCGTCTGTCTCCAGCACTCCTTTGTTACGCTTTCATTTCAATCAGCCTTACATCAACTGCTATAATCACAAATTATACAGATCTGCTGGTTTTCAGACCCACAGGACCACTTTACCTTCTGCTCAAAGGGAATAGATGAGCTTCAGGCTATTAACACCATTTGTGAGAAATGAGCAATTTCTTTTCATATGCAAAAGATGGAATATTGAATTTAAATGAGACCGAGGCAGCACAGGAATAGACACAAGCAGATTGCCTGATTTGCTAAATAAAAAGGCtggctatatttatttatttcatgtttTAGGAGCTAAGTTAAAACTAGACTGTTTCCAGCCAACCAAAACAGATTATCTGACAGAAACTCAGACGGAGCTCCATCTGTTATACCCAAAGTATCCAACGGTTCCTGCTGAACATTATCGCTGAAACCTGTGGCGTGTTTCCAACTCTGAAGCAGACGACAAATTGAGGCGATGGGAAAAAGCACACGGGAAGACAGTAAATGGCAAGCAGCGATTACCGAAGTCAACCAGCTTGACTCCTCCTTCTGTTGTCAGAAGTATATTGTTCCCTTTCACGTCACGATGGATGATTCTATTATTGTGCAAATGCTGAAGACCCTGAAAAACAAAACAGCAAAAAATTACTCCCTTGTTTAAAAATAATTACTCTGCTATTAGGATCTTAATGACAAGCCTACATTAGCATCTGTCCAGCACAAGCCTGGCGCACCCTTGCTGTGAGGCGCTACACTAGACATGCTACGGATGAATAATACAAGCAGATTCCGCTCAGCTGTTACATGACAGAGCGGGGGTTAAGCAATCAGTGGCTCTCCAGCTAAtgtggaactaaaagtcccagcatgtATTATATGCCAGGTGTCCTGTGATACTAAAGCTGTAATTGCCATCTGCATATCTTTAGGAACGCAAGGTCTTGCCTGCtgctgtaaaactacaagtcccagcaaaccctgAGCATCAGAGGCTAGTTTGGTGAACCTTACCAATAATGCTCCATATAGGATATATGAAATTATAGCTTCATCCAAACGCTGCCCACACTTCAATATGCTTTTCACAAGATCTGTGACAGATCCGCCGTTACATAGCTGTGGAGAGAAaacacattacaggttgagtatcccatatacaaatcttccgaaataaggaatattccgaaatatacaGAATTTTCTgagtgataggccctacacactggccgacatcagtcaaagatatgaatgatctagttcataaatgaacgagataccgttcatatctttgagtgtggaggctccagcgatgaacgaggcGCGGCCCGGCGCTCGttgatcgctggtcccccgtcggctgtacatgcaggctaatatggacgatctcgtccatatttgcctgcacttcaatgaaactgcactccccccgtcactgcccctccgccaccgggtcgcccgtatccgccatcgggcagctcggcggcggatcggccaatgtgcagGGCccttgagactgagatagtgaaatctttgttttctgatggcacaatgtacacaaactttgtttaatgctcaaagttattaaaaatattggctaaaatgaccttcaggctgtgtgtataaggtgtatatgaaacataaatgcattctgtgcttagacttgggtcccatcaccatgatatttcattatggtatgcaattattccaaaatacggaaaaatacgatatccaaaatacttttggtcccaggcattttggataagggatactcaacctgtatcactgcATTTAGAATATGTTATAATTCATTTACATTAATGCGGGTCACTGCGTCGCTTAATTATAGCCATCAAATGATGGAATAACCTTTGAAATGAATGTTGTTTCTACTGACAATACCATGACATAAGTAGCAAAATATCAAATAAGAATATTCCTGTATAATGGGCATGCATTTAGATTAGACTTCCAAGACGGAAACAGGGTTACCAACTGTCATGTAGTGAAAACTGAAATTGCTATCTGTCAGCGGGGAAAAAAATGAAAGGTCATTTAAGTACATACAACTCATAATTTATTATTTGTCTGCAGATGTTTTTTTTAGGTTTGTTTAaataaaaaatgagttttatggtaagaacttacctttgttaaaactctttctgcgaggtacactggactccacaaggaatggacaatggggtgtagagtaggatcttgatccgaggcaccaacaacctcaacgctttgactgttcccagaatgcatagcgccgcctcctatatcaccccgcctccctgcacaggatctcagtttttagttaaccagtccaatgcagtagcaggaaaagagacgacaacggttagtagccacaacaccgcattctcatgacaggagacgtgtcagcggctaatgccataccaacccaaagaagctaagtgcgtcagggtgggcgccttgtggagcccagtgtacctcgcagaaagagttttaacaaaggtaagttcttaccaaaaaACTCGTttactgctgcggggtacactgggctccacaaggaatggacaatggggatgtcctaaagcagttccttatgggaggggacgcactgtagcgggcacaagaacccggcgtccaaaggaagcatcctgggaagctgcagtatcgaaggcatagaaccttattaacgtgttcacagaggaccacgtagctgccttgcacaattgttcaagggttgcaccacgttgggccgcccaagaaggtccaacagaccgagtagaatgggccttaatgtgatcaggagcagagagaccagccttcacataagcatgtgcaatcaccattctaatccatcgggccagagtttgcttgtgagcaagccagccccgtttgtgaaacccaaacacaacaaaaagagaatcagatttcctaataggagcagttctcttcacatagatacggagagcccgtaccacatccaatgaCCGCTCTTTggcagacagatcaggagaaacaagtgccggaactacaatctcctgattaaggtggaacgaagaaaccactttaggcagatagccgggacgagtcctaagaaccgcctggtcacggtgaaatatcaaatatggggaactacaggacaaggaacccaaatccaacactcttctagctgaagcaatagccagcagaaacaccaccttaagggaaagccacttaaggtcagctgaaccaagaggttcaaacggagactcttgtaacgcctccaaaaccactgatatgtcccaaggagccacaggcgggacatagggaggttggatacgcaacacgccctgagtaaagttatgcacatcaggtaaggttgcaatttgtctctgaaaccacaccgacaaggcagatatttgaaccttgagggaggccagacgcaggcctaaatccaggccctgatgaagaaaagccaacaacttggctatactaaacttggaagcgtcataatcgttagatgcgcaccaaagtaagaatgccagaccctatagtaaatccgagccgaagccgatttccgggcccgcaacacagtttgaatgaccgcctcagaaaaccctttagcccttaagacggaagcttcaagagccacgccgtcaaagacagccaggctaggtcctggtagacacaggggccctgaacgaggaggtctgggcgttgtggaagtagaattggacgctctgacgataggccttgcaggtctgagaaccagtgccgtctgggccacgctggagctatgagaagcagaattcctttttcttgcttgaacttccgaattgccctgggcatgagtgacaccagagggaacacgtacggcagccgacacctccacggtaccgccagcgcatccacgaatgctgcttgaggatcccttgtccttgctccaaagaccggaaccttgtgattgtgtcgagacgccatcagatctacatctggaaggccccacctttccactagcagttgaaacacttctgggtggaggccccactcgccggcatgcacgtcctgacgactgagaaagtctgcttcccaattcaggactcccggaattaatatcgctgatatggccggtagatggcgttctgcccactgtagaatccgtgggacttccttcattgctaggtggcttcgagtgccgccttgatgatttatgtaagccactgtggtggcgttgtccgactgtgcttgaacaggacggttctgaattaaatgctgggctaggttcaaggcattgaagaccgcccacaactccagaatattgatcgagaggagggactcctccttggtccaccgcccctgaaggaagtgttgctccagcaccgcgccccaacctcttagactggcatctgtcgtcaacaggacccagtcggatatccagaacggacggcccctgcacagttgttggtccctgagccaccagagcagcgacagacggacctccggagtcaatgagatcatttgagacctgatctggtgaggcaggccgtcccatttggctagaatcagcctctggagagggcgagagtgaaattgagcgttctccaccatgtcgaatgctgacaccatgaggcccagcacctgcatcgccgaatgtatcgacacttgcggacgagataggaagccacGAATccggtcctgaagtttcaggactttctcctgagacaggaacaaccgctggttgtgagtgtccaatagtgctcccagatggtgcatgctctgagcagggatcggggatgacttcttccagttgatgagccacccgtgggtttgcagaaaccggaccgtcccaTCTAGattacgcaggagaagttctggggaatttgccaggattaacaagtcgtccaaatacggcagtatcctgaccccttgacggcggagtaccaccgtcatcaccgacatgacttttgtaaagactcgcggagccgttgttaaaccaaaaggtaacgcccgaaactggtaatggcagttgccaatcgcaaatctcaggtattgctgatgagacactgctataggaatatgcaggtaagcatcctgtatatccagggagaccatgaagtccctaggttccaaggccagaaatatagagcgaagggtttccatccggaacttgaaaaccttcacaaacctgttcaatgccttgaggttgagaatgggccgggaggacccattcggtttcaggactagaaacagcgcagaatagtacccccggcccctctgtgcaagaggcacctgtactacgactcctgtatccaggagggtctgtaccaccgaatgtacagtgtttgcctttgtcttgtccaacgggatatCTGTctggaaaaatcgatgaggggttcggtttttgaaggctatggcgtaacctcgagtgacgacttcccgtacccaggcatctgaagtggtcttcaaccattcctgggtataccctagaagctggccccccaccctgggatcccccagagggaggccagccccatcatgcggcaggcttatctgtcttggaagctggctgacgggccgcccaggctcttttgggcttaggcttaccaggtttggaagtgcgggcctgcttgttgtacgcctgaccttttgctttacctgaaggatgaaaggggcgaaaggaagtacctttagccttcgacacagaaggagcagtacttggcagacaggcagttttggcagtagccaagtcagccacaatattacttaaatcctccccaaacagaatatctcccttaaaagggagtacctccagggtttttctagagtccagatccacaaaccaggatctcagccacaatatccggcgagccagtacagacgtagtagaggccttggctgccaggataccgacatcagaagccgcctctttactataacgagaagctgtgacaatatatgacaagcattgtctagcatggtcagaggatatttcagcatctaactccaaggcccatgcttcaatggcctctgcagcccaagtagctgcaatagtgggcctttgtgcagcacccgtgagggtgtaaatcgctttcaaacaaccctccacacgtttatccgtaggctcttttagagacgtgacggtggtgaccggtagagctgagtaaACCACCATCCTTCCACATGTTTCCACATccttccactggaggaggcgtttcccaattcttagacagctctggcgcgaggggatagcgagccagcatcttcttttgaggcacaaacttcgtacccgggttttcccagggttcctgacgtatatcaattagggggtcagagtgaggtaaaacttgtttaatcaccttctgacgcttgaacctgtctggtttcttaggaggaatggatggctcgggatcatccgtaatctgtaaaattaacttaatagcctccaaaagatcaggaacatccacatgtgaaccaccctccccatcagccgtatctgagtcagaacctgtggggtcagtgtaagtgccgtcttcatccgacgaggtgtcagtgacagcagtggattgtgaggagacaagcgctcgcttagaggaccccttggacgtaggcgagcgacggtcagactttttagtagtcagggatggttcaacttctttatttgagcagataaatcgtccgcccacggcgggttagttgcagggaccacaaacggttgcaccggcattgggggtcccatagggggtgttagtttatgaactagcatatgcagaagcgtggaaaaagcggcccacggcgggtcattatttgcccccgttgtcactgtcccactggggggcaaggacccTCCAGACCcagagctgctatattctcctcataggtatctgcggcttcagcaacaccggcagtgtgttcagccccagaactgttaccctcagaagcagacatgatataacttgcagtatcaggtaacacagtacaatttgtaagcagcacaatacctctagcccaaacccctgcggagtgtagtcagcaccagcagagataaaggagagatatggtgactaaatcacagagaaaaatacgtaatacagtatatctttgtgaaaatcctatattagataaaacctgacgcaccaagccccctcaggttatagaatatagggatagcaggttgagtgaaagacacgaaatggacaccactcagctatcaaatgcacacacaaatagtcacagtctgtacaatgcagaggttattactaacaataatactgcactggactagcttacacagctatataacaatagatataacagtacacagtaagaactggatgtatatcacagggtaattgtactaggaaaccctgactaagtgcactctttcttaactaacactgactaaaaaaggcaggtagaatacttaagtgtgttgtaaagtcacagcactgacaaccaggcggctttacataggaggatttgcccaagcattcccaggaacagtgagctgagggataatggcgccgcagacactgccagggagtgagggagagacagatatgcagctccagggcgggaacatttgtagaaaatggtgccctggggctgggggaggggcttcaggtccaagctctatccccctgctggcaaaaccaccgggtactgcgggctgtaataaaacggtttatagagaaaacctgacctgtcccatgccctggtgatctagtgggatcgcctgtactgccacagtgtccaccgccagcgcgcgcggcccgcctcccactgaccgcgccggatcgcgataaagaccgggtcccgcaagcgggacccacttaccacctcccaaagcgcggccaggcgatcccggagagcccccgtcgtgtgtgcctgacaagaagaaaaccggagcctcctgctgtagttacccggcaaccagggctcgggagtgtacagcgccgccggggagagccggagctgcagccgtgaatgtccactgacatgtaacactgctgctgtccttgaagtcttcacttttttcctcagaaaaaaactctttttagggctgcctggagcagcccctctgttaagtgcctgctactgcagcaccaactacaaaactgagatcctgtgcagggaggcgggtgatataggaggcggcgctatgcattctgggaacagtcaaagctttgagcctgttggtgcctcggatcaagatcctactctacaccccattgtccattccttgtggagcccagtgtacccgcagCAGAAACTGAAATATATTCCATGTGCCTTGAAAGCTCCAAGTCATCCTGCCACAGAATCTGTAATTCATGAgtatcccggtttaaagggatagtatggtaagcctacttataccccttttctcatacgtcctagaggatgctggggactccgtaaggaccatggggtatagacgggatccgcaggagacatgggcatactataagactttgaatgggtgtgaactggctcctccctctatgcccctcctccagacctcagttagaatctgtgcccaggagtgactggacacacactaggggagctctacagagtttcactaaagactttattgttaggttttttattttcagggaggcctgctggctacaggctccctgcatcgtggcagtgaggggagagaagtcagacctacttcttcttagttcaagggctctgcttcttaggctactggaaaccattagctccagagggttcgattacTTGGTTCGCCTagttgcttgttcccggagccgcgccgtcaaccccctcacagaagccagaagaaagaagccgggtgagtataggaagatcagaagacttcagtgatggcagaagacttcagtaacggaggtacagtgcagcggtcgcgctgcgctccatgctcccacacaccaacggcactcacagggtgcagggcgctgggggggagcgccctgggcagcaagttactgatggtCTCAAAACTGGCAGTAGATGAATATTCGGTGCCCAGACACCGTgta
Protein-coding regions in this window:
- the LOC134944706 gene encoding myosin-IIIb-like; its protein translation is MIGLESLDDPSDTWVIIDTIGKGTYGKVYKVNNKKDGSLAAVKILDPISDVDEEIEAEYNILKSLPNHPNVVMFYGMFYKADQYVGGQLWLVLELCNGGSVTDLVKSILKCGQRLDEAIISYILYGALLGLQHLHNNRIIHRDVKGNNILLTTEGGVKLVDFGNRCLPFTVFPCAFSHRLNLSSASELETRHRFQR